From Juglans regia cultivar Chandler chromosome 8, Walnut 2.0, whole genome shotgun sequence, the proteins below share one genomic window:
- the LOC108989022 gene encoding kinesin-like protein KIN-14I — protein sequence MAAKTTTMEGALSFSVADVVEDVLQQHGNRHNSGLDLESRKAKEAASRRKEAAGWLRKMVGVVAAKDLPAEPSEEEFRLGLRSGIILCNALNKVHPGAVPKVVESPCDSALVPDGAALSAFQYFENVRNFLVAVQEMGIPTFEASDLEQGGKSARVVNCVLALKSYSEWKQTGGNGVWKFGGSVKPTVSAKSFIRKNSEPFTNSLSRNFSMGEKSLNALSFDIESNKMPTNCSLSMLVRAVLLDKKPEEVPMLVESVLSKVVEEFEHRIASQLELMKTTPKDMALSHGNRLKFASGDKKTEDKNEKVSEKEEFIQKTYVSDEKSKGRLLKQQMAFDQQQRDLQELKHTLHTTKAGMQFMQMKFHEELNNLGMHIHGLAHAASGFHRVLEENRKLYNQVQDLKGSIRVYCRVRPFLSGQSNHFSIVDYTEDEIITISTPLKHGKGRSFSFNKVFGPSATQAEVFSDMQPLIRSVLDGFNVCIFAYGQTGSGKTYTMTGPRELTEKSQGVNYRALSDLFHLAKQREETFCYDVSVQMIEIYNEQVRDLLITDGTNKRLEIRNNSHNGLNVPDANLMPVSSTSDVIDLMNLGQRNRAVGATALNDRSSRSHSCLTVHVQGRDLTSGTLLRGCMHLVDLAGSERVNKSEVTGDRLKEAQHINRSLSALGDVISSLAQKNPHVPYRNSKLTQLLQDSLGGQAKTLMFVHISPEPDAIGETISTLKFAERVATVELGAARVNKDNADVKELKEQIASLKAALARKGEPEHMQTSVSRSSEKYRMKPSGLSPFQSKKKDAGFLGDQNSCRQPMGDVGNNIEVLRKSASRQKTQSFDLDELLVNSPPWLPVGSNGRNYGEDDREMGSGEWVDKVMVNKHDVGKVENPFGSWAEDNGDLTDVFYQKYLPDSSQSYPHQSNNMFMGGNQFNVTSNDEMDEHDATTSDSSDPDLLWQFNHTKLTSMTHGIGAKPKKSNPKPENSPELSKNTKASLGPSPLGKLSNGAGAHLQWSGRLQSSMETKRKAGNRK from the exons ATGGCGGCGAAGACGACGACGATGGAGGGTGCATTGTCATTTTCGGTGGCGGATGTGGTCGAGGATGTACTCCAGCAGCACGGGAACCGCCACAACAGTGGTCTTGATCTCGAGTCTAGAAAAGCTAAGGAAGCag CGTCGAGAAGAAAAGAAGCGGCGGGGTGGCTGAGAAAGATGGTAGGAGTAGTCGCGGCGAAGGATTTGCCAGCGGAGCCTTCGGAGGAAGAGTTCAGGCTTGGATTGAGAAGTGGGATTATTCTGTGCAATGCTCTCAATAAGGTTCACCCTGGAGCTGTACCCAAG GTGGTGGAGAGTCCATGTGATTCTGCTCTGGTTCCTGATGGAGCGGCATTGTCGGCTTTTCAGTACTTTGAGAATGTGAGAAATTTCCTCGTGGCTGTGCAGGAAATGGGAATTCCTACCTTCGAGGCATCTGATCTGGAACAA GGTGGAAAATCTGCAAGAGTAGTGAATTGTGTTCTGGCGCTTAAATCATACAGCGAATGGAAACAGACTGGGGGAAATGGGGTATGGAAATTTGGTGGAAGTGTGAAACCCACCGTGTCAGCCAAATCTTTTATTAGGAAAAATTCGGAGCCTTTCACAAATTCCTTGTCAAGGAACTTCTCAATGGGTGAGAAATCTTTGAATGCGCTGTCCTTCGACATTGAGTCTAATAAAATG CCTACTAATTGTTCATTGAGTATGCTTGTTCGTGCGGTTCTGCTAGATAAGAAGCCTGAAGAAGTTCCAATG TTGGTGGAATCTGTGCTAAGTAAAGTTGTGGAGGAGTTTGAGCATCGTATTGCAAGCCAATTGGAGCTG ATGAAAACAACTCCAAAAGATATGGCCCTTTCTCATGGCAACAGATTGAAATTTGCTTCAGGTGATAAGAAG ACTGAAGACAAAAATGAAAAGGTGAGTGAGAAAGAGGAATTCATCCAAAAAACATATGTTTCTGATGAGAAATCAAAAGGGCGACTCTTGAAACAACAAATGGCCTTTGATCAACAGCAAAGAGACCTTCAA gaACTAAAGCATACTCTTCACACTACAAAAGCTGGTATGCAGTTTATGCAGATGAAGTTTCATGAAGAGCTGAACAATCTTG gtatgcacaTTCATGGTCTAGCTCATGCTGCTTCTGGGTTCCATAGAGTTCTTGAGGAAAATCGCAAGCTATACAATCAAGTGCAGGATCTCAAGG GAAGTATTAGGGTTTACTGTCGAGTGAGACCCTTCTTGTCAGGACAATCCAATCATTTCAGCATCGTAGATTATACAGAAGATGAAATTATCACCATCAGTACTCCATTGAAGCATGGGAAAGGCCGGTCTTTCAGCTTCAATAAGGTCTTTGGGCCATCTGCAACCCAAG CGGAGGTCTTCTCTGATATGCAGCCTTTGATTCGGTCTGTTCTTGATGGTTTTAATGTTTGCATATTTGCATATGGCCAAACGGGATCTGGAAAAACTTACACCATG ACTGGACCCAGAGAGCTTACAGAGAAAAGCCAAGGAGTAAATTATAGGGCTTTGAGTGATTTGTTTCATTTAGCAAAGCAAAGAGAGGAAACTTTCTGCTATGATGTTTCTGTTCAGATGATTGAGATTTATAATGAGCAAGTCAGGGATCTCCTCATTACTGATGGAACAAACAAAAG ATTAGAAATTCGTAATAATTCTCATAACGGACTTAATGTACCAGATGCAAACCTTATGCCAGTGTCATCAACGTCTGATGTTATTGATCTGATGAACCTTGGACAAAGGAATCGTGCAGTGGGTGCAACGGCCCTAAATGATCGTAGTAGTCGCTCTCATAG TTGTTTGACTGTTCATGTCCAAGGAAGAGACTTGACATCCGGAACTCTTCTCCGGGGTTGTATGCATCTGGTTGATCTGGCAGGAAGTGAGAGGGTAAACAAATCTGAAGTGACAGGAGATAGGCTCAAAGAAGCACAGCATATAAACAGATCTCTGTCAGCTTTGGGTGATGTAATATCTTCTCTTGCCCAAAAGAATCCGCATGTTCCTTATAGAAATAGCAAACTCACACAACTGCTCCAAGATTCACTTG GAGGGCAGGCCAAGACACTGATGTTTGTTCACATAAGCCCTGAGCCTGATGCTATTGGAGAAACTATCAGTACACTTAAATTTGCAGAGAGAGTTGCCACAGTCGAGCTTGGTGCTGCCAGAGTAAACAAAGATAATGCAGATGTCAAGGAGCTCAAAGAACAG ATTGCCAGTCTTAAGGCAGCGCTGGCCAGGAAAGGGGAGCCGGAGCACATGCAAACTTCGGTTTCTCGAAGCTCTGAAAAATACAGGATGAAACCTAGTGGGTTATCTCCATTTCAATCTAAAAAGAAGGATGCAGGTTTTTTGGGAGATCAAAATAGCTGTCGGCAACCAATGGGTGATGTTGGCAACAATATTGAG GTCCTTAGGAAATCTGCCTCGAGGCAAAAGACGCAAAGTTTTGATCTTGATGAGCTATTAGTGAATTCTCCTCCCTGGCTTCCGGTGGGTAGTAATGGCCGGAACTATGGAGAAGATGACAGAGAAATGGGATCGGGTGAGTGGGTTGATAAAGTCATGGTAAATAAGCATGATGTAGGCAAAGTTGAAAACCCTTTTGGAAGTTGGGCAGAAGATAATGGGGACTTGACTGATGTATTTTACCAGAAATATCTCCCAGATTCTTCCCAAAGTTACCCACATCAATCCAATAATATGTTTATGGGAGGCAACCAGTTCAATGTCACTAGTAATGATGAAATGGATGAACATGATGCCACCACCAGTGATTCTTCAGACCCAGACTTGCTTTGGCAATTCAATCATACAAAACTTACCAGCATGACGCATGGAATTGGGgcaaaacccaagaaatccaaCCCAAAGCCAGAAAATAGCCCAGAACTAAG CAAGAATACCAAGGCTTCTCTAGGCCCTTCACCTTTAGGGAAACTATCAAATGGGGCGGGGGCTCATCTGCAGTGGAGTGGGAGGCTGCAATCTTCAATGGAGACGAAACGCAAAGCTGGGAACAGAAAATAG